Within Thermoprotei archaeon, the genomic segment AGTAGTGGTGAAACTTCTGTTGGAATTGCTAAGGAGTTACGTGGCTGTATTGGTTTTCCGTTACCAATAAAGCCGTTGTTAAAAGCTACTATTGAATCTGCATTAAGTGCTGCTTTTGAAGATCCAAGATTTCCTCCGCTTAAAGAGAAGGAACTTGATGGTGTGATTTTTGAGGTTAGTGCGCTTACGCAACCTAAGCTTATTCAAGGTACGCCTGAAGAGATTATGAAGAATATTAAAATAGGTAGAGATGGACTTATTATACAGAAAGGTTTTATGTCTGGTTTATTATTACCGCAGGTTCCTGTTGAGTACGATTGGGATGTTGAGACATTTCTTGGACAAGCATGCATGAAAGCTGGTCTACCACCTGATGCATGGGTTATGAGGAATGCCAAAATTTATACATTTCAGGCTGAAATTTTTACTGAAATCCAGCCGAAAGGTAAGGTTATTAGACTTATGATTGAGAAGTGGAAAAGTGAAAAGTAATTAGAAGGAAGAATAATGTATAAAAGAATATACATTGCTCCGTGTGGTATTGGACTTGGTCATGTAAGAAGGATGGAAGCGTTAGCAGGAGCATTAAAAAATTTTGGCATAGGAAATGTTGTGTTCTCAACTTATGGTGTTGGATACCAATACCTCCATAAATTACATTATGATTATTGCGTATATAAATCACCTGAAATAGATCTAATTTTTAATGAGGATGGCTATTTTGATTTTCATAACACAGTTATGCGATATGGGATTGTTTCACTTTATAGATTTATAAAACAAATTGGTTATGAGATAGGAAGGTTAAACTTTTTTAAACCTAGTGTAGTAATCTCTGATTCCCGCCTCTCTACAACGTTAGCAGGATGGATTTTAGGTATTCCTACAATAACGGTATTAAATCAATTAAATATATCAATACCTCGTGTGCGTCCTATGCGCTCTACTACTCGTTTATTAAAGAAGATTAGTGAGCGTTTTACATTTGAAGTGTTCAGTTTTCTTTGGGCTAGAAGTAAAAAAATCGTGGTTGCAGATTTTCCTCCGCCCTATACTATCTCCAGAATGAATATAATGGTTCACCAAAAGTACAAGAATCGATTTAAGTTAATAGGTCCTCTGTTACCTTTAGACTTAAGAGAATTACCATCAAAGGATAGAGTTAAAGAAATGCTTGGACTTAAATCACCAGTCATTGTTGCTGTTTTTTCAGGAAATAAGATTGAGCGAAATATTGCTCATGCTAAGTTATTACCATACATGATGAAATTAGCGAAGACTGGTTATACCGTGATAGAAATTGGCGGTTTAAATAATTTCATCCCTTCATTAAATAATTTTTACTCTTATCCTTTCGTCGAAGATGTTTATATGTACATGAGAGCTGCTGATGTAGCGATTTCAACAGGTGGGCAGACGACACTCGCCGAACTTATGAAAATTGGTGTGCCCACAATAGCATTACCACCAATTGGTCACACTGAGAAAACGGAGAATTCCACAATCATAAAGAAATTAGGATTAGGCATAGTTGTTCCTCTGCAAAAGGTATCAAATAATTTAGAAAATTTAGTAAAAGAGGTACTATATAACGAATCATATAGAAATCAAGCAATTAAGGTAAGCGAAGAGGTTAATAAATATAAGGGGATCACCACTCTATCAAAAATGGTGCTAGACCTCATGGAGGATTAAACATGAAACCTATGTTGAGTGTATACGTGCCATATTACGTGCCTATAGCTTATAAAAAAGAAAATAACAAAATTTACGTAACCTCAATCTCAATATTAAGAGGTACATCTATAGGTGTTTATAAAAACTTTAAGGGATTAGACATAAATTGTCAATTAAGCAATCCAATACAGAAAATTCTTGAAGAACTTTATGACACAATAGGGAGAAATTTTGGCATCGTTATTGCTATTGATGCTCCACCGTTTTGGGAGGTCGGAGTGCAGCCCTCAATAGTACTTGGAATGAACTTAATATTAGAAGTGCTTTCCACTAATTCATTAAATGCAAAAACATTGCATAGTAGAATGGCTGAATTAATGACAAAATTAGTAAATGTACCATGGATTTACAATCTTAATCTTTCTAAAGGAGTAAATAAGTTTATTATTAATGATAGCGGAGAATTGGAAGGTCATGTTTCGGCTTCAATTAGGAATGATATGAGAATTATTATTGGCGTTAGGCCACAACAAGACTCCCCAACATGGATTAATGAGATCAATATGTACAATCCTGATGAGGAGTACTCAAGAATACTTAGATGGACTTCTGATGTGAATTTTAAATATAACTGGAACAACATGGATGTTCGGATCATAAGTTTACAAAAGTTAAGACCTGTGGTAGAAGAGTTAATAAATTACTATTCTTCAGAAGAGATCATAGTATCACAACCTGATAATATGGGCGTTCGATTTTACAGATTTTAATTTGTCTAAACAATATCATTAGAATGAGGGTTGGACAGCAGCTCACAAATAGATAGATTTTTATAGACGTTTAGTGTGTTCCTCTACTATGGAATTAACGCTTTCTGTTGCCTTCAGTTATGAACCCAGCGACGATGTTAAAAGGTTATTAAAGGACTTCAGGGATATGGTTAGCTTCTGTGTAGATGAGGCTCAAAGACATAACGTCACCAGCTTCGCCAAGCTTAGGAAGCTGGTCTACGATGAATGGAAGGCGAGGTGGAACTATTCAACGCATTTCTGCCATTCAGCGTGTAGAGTGGCCACTTCAATGCTCAAGAGCTTCAGGAAGCTTAAACGTAAAGGTATGGCAATGAGCGATAAACCCGTTGCCAAGAAGCTTTTCATACAATTAGATCCACAGCTGGTTAAATTTGAAGGAGATAGGCTTAGGATATCGGTTAGGCCGAGGAAGTTCCTCTACATCCAATTAAAGTACGGCGATTACCAGAAGAAGTTCATTGAAGAATGGAGGGCTGGGAAGGTTGAGGGTTGGCGAGGTGTCTCTGAACGAGACAAAAGTCTTAATACCGTTTAGGAAAGATGTCGATTTGTCGAATCCTGATGACTGGATAGCAATTGATGTTAACGAATCCAACGTTA encodes:
- a CDS encoding TIGR00296 family protein gives rise to the protein MLSLKHGEYLVRLARQAVENYFITGSELPIPSDAPSELMEKRGVFTTIYRISSGETSVGIAKELRGCIGFPLPIKPLLKATIESALSAAFEDPRFPPLKEKELDGVIFEVSALTQPKLIQGTPEEIMKNIKIGRDGLIIQKGFMSGLLLPQVPVEYDWDVETFLGQACMKAGLPPDAWVMRNAKIYTFQAEIFTEIQPKGKVIRLMIEKWKSEK
- a CDS encoding glycosyltransferase codes for the protein MYKRIYIAPCGIGLGHVRRMEALAGALKNFGIGNVVFSTYGVGYQYLHKLHYDYCVYKSPEIDLIFNEDGYFDFHNTVMRYGIVSLYRFIKQIGYEIGRLNFFKPSVVISDSRLSTTLAGWILGIPTITVLNQLNISIPRVRPMRSTTRLLKKISERFTFEVFSFLWARSKKIVVADFPPPYTISRMNIMVHQKYKNRFKLIGPLLPLDLRELPSKDRVKEMLGLKSPVIVAVFSGNKIERNIAHAKLLPYMMKLAKTGYTVIEIGGLNNFIPSLNNFYSYPFVEDVYMYMRAADVAISTGGQTTLAELMKIGVPTIALPPIGHTEKTENSTIIKKLGLGIVVPLQKVSNNLENLVKEVLYNESYRNQAIKVSEEVNKYKGITTLSKMVLDLMED